The Deltaproteobacteria bacterium IMCC39524 region CTTCTGCCATATGCAGAAGGAGGTGATATCAAAAGCAGAGTTACAAACATGGGAGTGCCTAGAACACTGGTGGCGATTCATAGCAACTACCAGAGCGCAGCTATTACTGAAGGAGGAAGACTATGGCAACGTTTATTACACTTATAAACTTCACCGATCAGGGGATTCGGAACATAAAGGATTCTCCAGCGCGTTTTGAATCATTTAAGGCATTGGTGGAAGCTCAGGGTGGTACGGTCAAGAGTGTTTATTATACTCAGGGTAATTACGACATGGTGGTTATCGTGGAGGGCGACGAGGAAGCTGCAATGACTGCGAATCTGACGGTTGGTTCGCTCGGCAACGTGCGCACTCAGACACTGCGTGGTTTCTCTGTGGAAGAGATGAAGAGTTTTATTAGTAACATGCCTATATCATTATGACTTCTTAGACGAAAGCTGGCTTCTTTTTGATAGATGTACACAGGAAGCTCTTTAATACACAAAACTATGGCCACCTGGAGATGATCCTTGGTGGCCATTTGAGGTGATTCATTTATTACTATGGCTTTTGCGGTGTGCTGCAGCCCATTTTCTCCATCATATCAGCACAATCAAAACCGCCCTTTCCGTCACCCATAAACTTTTGCATCATCGTAAACATCTGTTCGCAGCAGGCCTGCTTTTCATCTCTCTCGCTGCACTTGCTTGTTTTGTCATTCTGTTGTGTCGTTTCAGTCATAATTTTTCTCCTTAATCGTTGTTTTGCACTGTATTAAATGTTGGTTAAAACGCACTGGTAAATATTGGCTGGCTATCTCTTCATTTTTTACCGTAGAGTTTAACGTGACTGATCGTTGCCTTGGTCAGAGTCTCGATAATGGCGACCAGAACCGCAGCAACAACCGCCCTTCCAAAAGCAACAAAAGAACATAAGCAACAAAGGCAGCAGCCACCAGTATTCGGCAATTTCAGTTATGGTCATGGATATCACCTCCCTTCTGTCTTAATAGACGGCGGTGGAAGGTGAATGGATACGCTTGGCGAGAATTTTTCTGTTATAAGGGAGACACGACAAAACTATGACAGGCGTGACAGCTCACTATTCTCTGTCACGCTTCTGTTTGCGATCACAGGAAATTTCGCTACGTTCATCTAGATAAAAGTTGCAGTTGCCTTGTAAGCTGACTTTTAGCTTGGCTTTGGCCCTGTGGAGACGGATCTTGACGTTGTCGAGGCTGACCTGCAAGATCTCCGCGATCTCTCTGTTCTTGAACCCTTCTTCTTCGCTGAGCAGCAGCACTGTCCGATAATTCTCTGGGAGTTGATCGATATATCCCCGAATACAGGCATTCATTTCATCACGGATAACCTGCTGGTCGATTCCGGGCGTTTGCTGCTGAGTAGTAAAATCTCGCTTTTCAAGGGTATTGTCATCGATTCCAATTGGATCCTCTTTGCTTTTTTGCTTAAAGGAGGGGCTGCGCAATCGGTCGTAGAAACTGTTAGTGGCGATCCGATAGAGCCATGTGGAGAGCTGTGCTTCATTGCGAAAAGAGGTCAGATTCCTTTCGACCTTGACGAACACCTCCTGGCAGAGGTCCTCAGCTTCATTTTCTCCCGCCAGTCTACACAAGTATCTGTGAATCTTCGGCCTGTAGCGGGTGTGCAGTTTCTCGAAATCGAAGACCTCATCAGCCATCAGAGCCTCCATTGTAAGTCATGAAATATTTGGGCAGACCTTCCATGGCTCTAATCATATCAAATATCTCGACTTGCGGAAAAAACGTTCTTATAAGTCACGACTTACGAGAAGAAAAACGGCTTCTTTTTATAGGGACATTCAGGAAGCTTTTGATGCATACAACTTTTGCTATCAGGGTTTGTTCCAACAAGTCTTTGAAAGATTGACATTCTTTAAATTTCGCCTAAACTTATAAGAAGTTAATGTGCTCTCCGACAATGGCAAAACCGGAGTAATCCGGTGACGCAAAGCCACGGGTCCATAATGGATAGCCGAGCCACCGAAGAGGGTGGGAAGTAACAATTTCACGCCCACTTTCTCTATTCGGAGGTGGGTGTATTTTTTTTCAGCACCCACTAGAGAGCAATCCTCTAACCCCTTTGAAGGAGGTTGCTATGGGTTGTGAAAAGATGAAGCGGTGTCCCTTTTTCGCTAAGTTCAAAGATAACTTTGGCAAACACTACCAAGTCATAATTCAAAGTTATTGTCTAGGAGCGTTATCTGATATGTGTAAGCGTAAGAAATATGAATCTGAAGAAGGTAGTTTAGCACCAGATAATCTTTGTCCTAGTGGTCATTACTCAAAAGGACAAAATGGATATCTCACCTTAATTAACTAATACACAAAGAAAATAAAAAATGATGACGGGCAAAGACATATCAAAAATAGAAATACGAAGTGCCGGGAGCGATGAGTTCTACTTTGTTTTCAGGCTACCCTGCGATGGAATGTTCGTAAGTATTTTTTTCGAGAATATGTCAGAAGTTGTGGCAGCAGTTGAAAATATCAA contains the following coding sequences:
- a CDS encoding GYD domain-containing protein; translated protein: MATFITLINFTDQGIRNIKDSPARFESFKALVEAQGGTVKSVYYTQGNYDMVVIVEGDEEAAMTANLTVGSLGNVRTQTLRGFSVEEMKSFISNMPISL
- a CDS encoding sigma-70 family RNA polymerase sigma factor, producing MADEVFDFEKLHTRYRPKIHRYLCRLAGENEAEDLCQEVFVKVERNLTSFRNEAQLSTWLYRIATNSFYDRLRSPSFKQKSKEDPIGIDDNTLEKRDFTTQQQTPGIDQQVIRDEMNACIRGYIDQLPENYRTVLLLSEEEGFKNREIAEILQVSLDNVKIRLHRAKAKLKVSLQGNCNFYLDERSEISCDRKQKRDRE